The proteins below are encoded in one region of Casimicrobium huifangae:
- a CDS encoding M20 aminoacylase family protein translates to MKLNDLPSAFVDDLVAIRRDIHANPELGFQELRTSALVAERLKAFGVDEVHTGIGKTGLVGVIRGKRSGGSIGLRADMDALPMPEKNTFLHASKANKVMHACGHDGHTTMVLGAARYLAETRNFAGTVHVIFQPAEEGGGGGRVMCEEGLFKRFDCDRIFAVHNRPDLQLGKWGTRVGPFMAAADSFTIEITGRGGHAARPHLLCDPMVVAANLILAAQTIVSRNVSPLETAVMGISAVEGGNLPASNVVPDKVILTGTVRTYDKAVQDLIEARLGEMVAGVCAAHRAQGELRYERGYPPVVNTAAEVEFARSVAAEVWGEENADANYTPSMGGEDFSYMLLERPGCYSVIGQGPVGQPIVPLHNSRYDFCDAIIPNGVRYFSRLVELGLPL, encoded by the coding sequence ATGAAACTCAACGACCTTCCGTCCGCTTTTGTTGACGATCTGGTTGCGATCCGTCGCGACATCCACGCCAACCCGGAGCTTGGCTTTCAGGAGCTTCGCACTTCGGCCCTGGTGGCCGAGCGGCTCAAGGCATTTGGTGTCGACGAGGTGCACACGGGCATTGGCAAGACCGGCCTCGTTGGCGTGATCCGCGGCAAGCGCAGCGGCGGCAGCATCGGGCTCCGGGCTGACATGGACGCCTTGCCGATGCCGGAGAAGAACACTTTCCTGCACGCGTCGAAAGCCAACAAGGTGATGCACGCGTGCGGCCACGACGGTCACACCACGATGGTGCTGGGCGCCGCCCGCTACCTTGCAGAAACCCGCAACTTCGCGGGCACTGTGCACGTAATCTTTCAGCCGGCCGAAGAGGGCGGCGGTGGCGGCCGCGTCATGTGCGAAGAAGGCTTGTTCAAGCGCTTCGATTGTGACCGCATCTTCGCCGTGCACAACCGGCCCGATCTGCAGCTTGGGAAATGGGGCACGCGCGTCGGGCCCTTCATGGCGGCGGCAGACAGCTTCACCATCGAGATCACCGGTCGTGGCGGCCACGCGGCGCGGCCGCACCTGTTGTGCGACCCGATGGTGGTGGCGGCCAACCTGATTCTGGCGGCGCAGACCATCGTCTCGCGCAACGTGAGTCCGCTGGAGACGGCGGTGATGGGCATTAGCGCCGTCGAGGGCGGCAATCTGCCAGCGTCGAACGTGGTGCCGGACAAAGTGATCCTGACTGGCACGGTGCGGACCTACGACAAAGCCGTGCAGGATCTGATCGAAGCACGCCTTGGCGAAATGGTTGCTGGCGTTTGCGCGGCGCATCGCGCGCAGGGTGAGCTGCGCTACGAGCGCGGTTATCCGCCGGTGGTCAATACCGCGGCGGAGGTGGAGTTCGCGCGGTCCGTGGCCGCAGAAGTGTGGGGCGAGGAAAACGCCGACGCCAATTACACGCCGTCAATGGGTGGCGAAGACTTTTCCTACATGCTGCTGGAGCGGCCGGGCTGCTATTCAGTGATTGGCCAGGGCCCGGTCGGGCAGCCGATCGTGCCGCTGCACAACTCGCGCTATGACTTCTGCGACGCCATCATTCCCAACGGTGTGCGCTATTTCTCGCGGCTGGTCGAGCTTGGCCTGCCGCTATAG
- a CDS encoding M20 aminoacylase family protein, protein MYNPSKVADAIREYHADLTEIRRDIHSNPEHAYKETRTAALVAERLKAYGVDEVHTGIGGTGVVGVIRGNRPGKRAVGLRADMDCLAMNEETRLPYASKNQGYMHACGHDGHTTMGLGAARYLAKTRNFAGTVYSVFQPAEEGMAGAKAMIDDGLFSRFPIDAFYALHNAPWVPYGKMAVRNGAMMAAADRIEITIEGKGGHGGMPQFVCDPVLAAGHVITAIQSIASRNVDPADSVVISICAMEAGKMNTYNVIPRFVKMVGTVRTYRKETQALVVERLKAVVANTAAAFGSTGEVNFIYGYPATINHAREAALSAEVGRSVFGADNVITEIFPNTGGEDFSFFLESVPGAYIWIGQGTDKSCPLHHPGYDFDDRLIPNGAGLLAAIAERELAE, encoded by the coding sequence ATGTACAACCCGAGCAAAGTGGCCGACGCCATTCGCGAGTATCACGCCGATCTGACCGAAATCCGGCGCGATATTCATTCCAATCCGGAGCATGCCTACAAGGAGACACGCACGGCCGCACTGGTCGCCGAGCGACTCAAGGCGTATGGCGTTGACGAGGTGCATACCGGTATTGGCGGCACCGGCGTCGTCGGCGTCATTCGCGGCAATCGGCCTGGCAAGCGCGCAGTTGGTCTGCGCGCTGACATGGATTGCCTGGCGATGAACGAAGAAACGCGCCTGCCCTATGCGTCAAAGAATCAGGGTTACATGCACGCCTGCGGCCACGACGGGCACACCACGATGGGCCTGGGCGCGGCGCGCTATTTGGCCAAGACCCGCAATTTTGCCGGTACCGTGTATTCGGTCTTTCAGCCAGCCGAAGAAGGCATGGCCGGCGCCAAGGCGATGATCGACGACGGACTCTTCTCGCGCTTTCCGATCGACGCGTTCTACGCCCTGCATAACGCGCCCTGGGTGCCTTACGGCAAGATGGCCGTGCGCAATGGCGCAATGATGGCGGCCGCCGACCGCATCGAGATCACCATCGAGGGCAAAGGCGGCCATGGCGGGATGCCGCAGTTTGTCTGCGACCCCGTATTGGCAGCGGGGCATGTGATTACGGCGATTCAGTCCATCGCCTCGCGCAACGTGGACCCAGCCGATTCGGTGGTCATCTCGATCTGCGCGATGGAAGCGGGCAAGATGAACACTTACAACGTCATCCCGCGCTTCGTGAAGATGGTTGGTACAGTGCGCACCTACCGCAAGGAGACGCAAGCACTGGTCGTTGAGCGACTGAAGGCGGTGGTGGCGAATACGGCGGCGGCATTCGGTTCAACCGGCGAAGTCAACTTTATCTACGGTTACCCGGCGACGATCAATCATGCTCGTGAAGCAGCCCTGTCTGCCGAGGTCGGGCGTAGCGTGTTTGGTGCCGACAACGTCATCACCGAAATTTTCCCGAACACCGGTGGTGAGGACTTTTCCTTCTTCCTGGAATCAGTGCCGGGGGCTTACATCTGGATTGGTCAGGGCACTGACAAGAGTTGCCCGCTGCACCATCCCGGCTACGACTTTGATGATCGCCTGATCCCGAATGGTGCCGGGTTGCTGGCGGCGATTGCCGAGCGGGAACTCGCCGAATAG
- a CDS encoding ABC transporter permease, with protein sequence MLAFVLRRLFQAALVMLAVAFVAFSLFNYVGDPVNLMLGQDATPEQKKELRESLGLDQPDYVQFAVFVKNAVKGEFGLSLKQGRLVSTLIKERLPATLELALVAGGLALIGGLLMGVYTALRRDSWLSQFLLTVSLIGVSLPNFLIGILLILVFAVTLQWLPSYGRGDVTAIGWWTTGFLTTGGLRALVLPAVTLSLFPMTLIMRLVRSEMLEVLRTDYIKFARARGLTNRAVHFGHALKNTLVPVMTITGLQLGSIIAFAIVTETVFQWPGMGFLFIQSVQFADIPVMAAYLVLISFVFVSINLIVDLLYYVVDPRLRFERAAGAH encoded by the coding sequence ATGCTCGCATTCGTACTCCGAAGACTCTTCCAGGCGGCACTGGTCATGCTCGCCGTCGCCTTCGTGGCTTTCTCGCTGTTCAACTACGTGGGCGATCCGGTCAACCTGATGCTCGGGCAGGATGCAACGCCAGAGCAGAAGAAAGAACTGCGCGAAAGTCTGGGGCTTGACCAGCCGGACTATGTGCAGTTTGCGGTGTTCGTGAAGAACGCCGTCAAGGGCGAGTTTGGCCTTTCGCTGAAGCAGGGCCGGCTCGTCTCCACGTTGATCAAGGAACGGCTTCCGGCCACGCTGGAGCTGGCGCTGGTCGCTGGTGGCCTGGCACTGATTGGCGGCCTGCTGATGGGGGTTTACACCGCGCTGCGACGGGATAGCTGGCTGTCGCAGTTTTTGCTGACCGTATCGCTGATTGGGGTGTCGCTGCCGAATTTCCTGATCGGCATCCTGCTTATCCTCGTATTTGCGGTGACGCTGCAATGGCTGCCCTCGTACGGTCGCGGCGACGTCACGGCGATTGGCTGGTGGACGACCGGCTTCCTGACCACCGGCGGGTTACGCGCGCTGGTGCTGCCAGCGGTAACGTTGTCACTGTTCCCGATGACACTGATCATGCGTCTGGTACGCAGTGAAATGCTGGAAGTGCTGCGCACCGACTACATCAAGTTCGCGCGCGCCCGTGGCCTCACCAACCGTGCCGTGCACTTTGGCCATGCGCTGAAGAACACGCTGGTGCCGGTGATGACCATTACCGGCCTGCAGCTGGGCTCAATCATTGCATTTGCCATCGTCACCGAGACGGTGTTCCAGTGGCCCGGGATGGGCTTTCTGTTCATCCAGTCGGTGCAATTTGCAGATATCCCGGTGATGGCTGCCTATCTGGTGCTAATTTCGTTTGTATTCGTCAGCATCAACCTGATTGTTGATTTGCTGTACTACGTGGTTGACCCGCGTCTGCGCTTTGAGCGTGCGGCGGGCGCCCATTGA
- the rlmB gene encoding 23S rRNA (guanosine(2251)-2'-O)-methyltransferase RlmB has translation MKLSRIMGFHAVSARLERRPDSVVELFASSARRDERLAKLLALAEQQGLDVQFVDAGRLNALAQSDEHQGVVALVESSGEGVGEADFDSVLAASLKRAAPPMFLLLDQIQDPHNLGACIRSADAFGADAVILPKHGSAPLSAVALKAASGATETTPVCYVNNLVQCIETVQAEGIWVLGAEMETDATLFNTALTGPIAWVMGNEGKGLRRLTRERCDALVAIPMMGAVESLNVSVATAVCLYATQAARANPAAVGKSHHKAETRK, from the coding sequence ATGAAACTCTCGCGCATCATGGGCTTTCATGCCGTCAGCGCGCGGCTTGAGCGGCGCCCCGACTCGGTGGTGGAGTTGTTCGCGTCCAGTGCACGACGCGACGAGCGGCTCGCGAAACTGCTCGCGCTGGCCGAACAGCAGGGCCTCGACGTGCAGTTCGTTGACGCCGGACGGCTTAATGCGCTGGCGCAGTCTGACGAACATCAGGGCGTTGTTGCGCTGGTCGAAAGTAGCGGCGAAGGCGTTGGCGAAGCTGACTTCGACAGTGTGCTCGCTGCCAGCCTGAAGCGTGCCGCGCCGCCGATGTTTCTGCTGCTTGATCAGATTCAGGATCCGCACAATCTCGGCGCCTGCATCCGTAGCGCGGATGCTTTTGGGGCCGACGCCGTGATACTGCCGAAGCATGGCTCCGCCCCGCTTTCTGCCGTCGCACTGAAGGCGGCGAGCGGCGCAACGGAGACGACCCCCGTTTGCTACGTCAATAATTTGGTGCAGTGCATCGAGACCGTGCAGGCCGAGGGCATCTGGGTGCTTGGCGCCGAGATGGAAACTGACGCGACGCTGTTCAACACCGCTTTGACCGGGCCAATCGCCTGGGTCATGGGCAACGAAGGCAAAGGGCTGCGCCGGCTGACCCGCGAGCGATGCGACGCGCTGGTGGCTATCCCGATGATGGGCGCGGTCGAGAGCCTCAATGTCTCGGTAGCGACCGCCGTTTGCCTGTATGCGACACAGGCTGCGCGGGCGAATCCGGCAGCTGTTGGAAAGTCTCACCACAAGGCGGAAACCCGGAAGTAA
- a CDS encoding MarR family winged helix-turn-helix transcriptional regulator, with protein MHFALRAVIAEPDRILATRGLTRMHHRILFFVAHSPGMSVGELQTTLDVTKQALNAPLRQLQEQGLIELTKADHDARVRQIRLTADGAALEAKLTGEQYRLFADAFTQAGPQAHAGWRAVMRELAKHIDVQSGRP; from the coding sequence ATGCACTTCGCCTTGCGCGCGGTGATTGCCGAGCCTGACCGGATTCTCGCCACACGCGGCCTGACACGCATGCACCATCGCATCCTGTTCTTCGTGGCGCACTCGCCGGGCATGAGTGTCGGCGAACTACAGACCACGCTTGATGTCACCAAGCAGGCGCTGAACGCGCCGCTGCGGCAACTGCAGGAACAGGGGTTGATCGAGCTGACCAAGGCCGATCACGATGCACGGGTGCGTCAGATCAGGCTGACCGCTGACGGTGCTGCGCTCGAAGCCAAACTGACCGGCGAACAATACCGGCTGTTCGCCGATGCCTTCACGCAGGCAGGTCCGCAGGCGCATGCCGGGTGGCGCGCTGTGATGCGTGAGCTGGCAAAACACATTGACGTGCAGAGCGGTCGGCCGTAG
- a CDS encoding branched-chain amino acid transaminase, with protein MADRDGKIWFDGKMVDWRDAKIHVLSHTLHYGCGAFEGVRAYKTEQGTAIFRLQEHTQRLFNSAKILRMKIPFTMDEVNEAQRAVVRENKLDGGYLRPLTWIGSEKLGVSPKGNTIHLMVAAWAWGAYLGEEGMKRGIRVKTSSYTRHHVNITMTQAKTVSNYTNSILANMEATDDGYDEALLLDASGFVSEGAGENIFAIKDGKIYTPDLSAGALNGITRNTVFHIAADLGLEIKEKRITRDELYICDELFFTGTAAEVTPIRELDRIQIGAGMRGPITEKVQTAFFDIVNGRNPKYAHWLTKV; from the coding sequence ATGGCAGATCGCGACGGAAAAATTTGGTTCGACGGCAAGATGGTGGACTGGCGTGATGCCAAGATCCACGTGCTGAGCCACACGCTGCACTACGGCTGCGGCGCATTCGAAGGCGTCCGCGCGTACAAGACCGAGCAAGGCACCGCGATTTTCCGCCTGCAGGAACACACCCAGCGGCTGTTCAACAGCGCCAAGATCCTGCGCATGAAGATTCCGTTCACGATGGACGAAGTCAACGAGGCGCAGCGCGCAGTGGTGCGTGAGAACAAGCTGGACGGCGGCTATCTGCGTCCGCTGACCTGGATCGGGTCGGAAAAACTCGGCGTCTCGCCGAAGGGCAACACCATTCACCTGATGGTCGCCGCCTGGGCCTGGGGCGCCTATCTTGGCGAAGAAGGCATGAAGCGCGGCATCCGCGTCAAGACGTCGAGCTACACACGCCACCACGTCAATATCACCATGACGCAGGCGAAAACGGTGTCGAACTACACCAACTCGATCCTCGCCAACATGGAAGCCACCGACGACGGCTACGACGAAGCGCTGCTGCTTGATGCTTCGGGCTTCGTCTCCGAAGGCGCTGGCGAAAACATCTTCGCGATCAAGGACGGCAAGATCTACACGCCAGACCTCTCCGCTGGCGCGCTCAACGGCATCACCCGCAACACGGTGTTCCACATCGCGGCCGATCTTGGGCTCGAGATCAAGGAAAAGCGCATCACCCGCGACGAGCTCTACATCTGCGACGAACTGTTCTTCACCGGCACTGCCGCAGAAGTGACCCCGATCCGCGAGCTGGACCGCATCCAGATCGGTGCCGGCATGCGCGGCCCGATCACCGAGAAGGTTCAGACGGCGTTCTTCGACATCGTCAACGGCCGCAATCCGAAGTACGCACACTGGCTGACCAAGGTCTGA
- a CDS encoding zinc-finger domain-containing protein, with protein sequence MTTTADAVHVTAKDPIHVRSSELQGHGVVFCPNPTMEQWSTHPRVYLDVAKTGEATCPYCGTKYVLDGPVPHGH encoded by the coding sequence ATGACCACAACCGCCGACGCCGTTCACGTCACCGCCAAAGACCCGATACACGTGCGCTCATCGGAGCTACAGGGCCACGGCGTAGTGTTTTGCCCGAACCCGACGATGGAACAGTGGTCCACGCACCCGAGGGTTTATCTCGACGTGGCGAAGACCGGTGAGGCAACCTGCCCGTACTGCGGCACCAAGTACGTGCTTGACGGCCCGGTGCCGCACGGGCACTAG
- the ylqF gene encoding ribosome biogenesis GTPase YlqF gives MAINWFPGHMVAAQKKAAEALAEVDVVVEVLDARSPAATVNPMINAMREARQRPALKILNKIDLADPAVTEAWLAWFNAQDGVHAIGLSCKKAGESAKVLPEARKLVPHREGPLKRLRVMMMGVPNVGKSTLVNALLNRRIANVGDEPAVTKLIKRYDLPDGTWLYDTPGLMWPKIALATDGLLLAANHLVGVNAYIDEEVATYLAGILLARYPAALTARYGIDADNVDAPGVIEAIAKRRGFRIKGGSADFEKAAVTLLNDYRSGILGRMTLETPESRAVQMAALAVDDARPTGESP, from the coding sequence ATGGCGATCAACTGGTTCCCCGGCCACATGGTGGCGGCGCAGAAGAAGGCTGCCGAAGCGCTGGCTGAGGTTGACGTTGTAGTCGAAGTACTTGATGCCCGTAGTCCAGCGGCGACGGTGAACCCGATGATCAACGCGATGCGCGAGGCGCGGCAGCGACCGGCACTGAAAATCCTCAACAAGATTGATCTGGCCGATCCCGCCGTCACCGAGGCCTGGCTGGCCTGGTTCAACGCCCAGGACGGCGTGCACGCGATTGGCCTGTCCTGCAAGAAGGCCGGCGAGTCGGCAAAAGTGCTGCCCGAGGCGCGCAAACTGGTGCCGCATCGAGAAGGCCCGTTGAAGCGGCTGCGGGTGATGATGATGGGGGTGCCCAACGTCGGCAAGTCGACGCTGGTTAATGCCCTGCTGAACCGGCGCATCGCCAACGTTGGCGACGAGCCAGCGGTGACCAAGCTGATCAAGCGCTACGACCTGCCGGATGGCACCTGGCTGTACGACACGCCAGGTCTGATGTGGCCGAAGATCGCGCTGGCGACCGACGGCCTGTTGCTGGCCGCCAATCACTTGGTCGGTGTCAATGCCTATATCGACGAAGAGGTCGCTACCTATCTTGCCGGCATTTTGCTGGCTCGTTACCCGGCCGCGCTGACCGCGCGCTATGGCATTGATGCAGACAACGTTGACGCACCCGGCGTGATCGAAGCCATCGCCAAACGGCGAGGGTTTCGCATCAAGGGTGGCAGTGCCGACTTTGAAAAGGCGGCGGTGACGCTGCTCAACGACTATCGCAGCGGCATTCTCGGGCGCATGACGCTGGAGACGCCGGAGTCGCGGGCTGTGCAGATGGCAGCACTTGCCGTGGACGATGCTCGCCCGACGGGCGAATCGCCTTAG
- the gyrA gene encoding DNA gyrase subunit A: MDQFAKETLPISLEQEMRTSYLDYAMSVIVGRALPDVRDGLKPVHRRVLFGMHEANNVHNRPYVKCARIVGDVMGKFHPHGDSAIYDTLVRMAQNFSLRYTLIDGQGNFGSVDGDNAAAMRYTECRLQKITAEMLGDLEKETVDFQPNYDGKEQEPTVLPTKFPNLLVNGSSGIAVGMATNIPPHNLSEVIDGTLALLKKPDTDIEELIKLVPAPDFPTGGYIYGLEGVHNGYRTGRGRVVMRAKTHFEPIGKTDRQAIIVDEIPYQVNKSTLLQKIGELVRDKKLEGISDLRDESDKSGMRIVIELKRGEIPDIVLNNLYKNTQLQDSFGMNMVALVDQRPRVLNLKDFLEQFVLHRREVVTRRTQFELRQARARAHILEGLAVALANVDPIIELIKASATPDEAQTALTGKLWKSELVAEMVARADVDFLRPDGVGPEYCWQPADQAYRLTDVQAKAILEMRLQRLTAMESDKVIAEYKEVIETVRDLLDILAKPERVTKIIATELTDIKKQFGDGRKSEIVLNAEETSIEDLIKPQDMVVTLTHGGYFKAQPVEEYRAQKRGGRGKQATATKEEDFVEKLFIANTHDYILCFSNRGRVYWLKVYEVPEGGRNSRGKPIVNLFPLQDREKITAIVATKTFEPDKFIFMATSMGTVKKTSLEDFSRPKKTGIIAVDLDDGDYLIGAALTDGKHDVMLFADSGKAVRFDENDVRSMGRNARGVRGMMLEKDQRIIAMLVAGGEEQQVLTATENGFGKRTPIIEYTRHGRGTKGMIAIQQSARNGKVVAATLVSPGDEVMLITTGGVLIRTSVKSIRESGRSTQGVTLIKLDDSVKLSGIERIDEPDVEPGEGDQGELI; encoded by the coding sequence ATGGATCAATTCGCAAAAGAAACGCTACCGATCAGTCTCGAACAGGAGATGCGCACGTCGTACCTCGACTACGCCATGAGCGTGATCGTGGGCCGTGCGCTGCCGGATGTGCGCGACGGTCTCAAGCCGGTGCACCGCCGCGTGCTGTTCGGCATGCACGAGGCGAATAACGTCCACAACCGGCCCTACGTCAAGTGCGCCCGCATCGTGGGCGACGTGATGGGCAAATTTCACCCGCATGGCGACAGTGCGATTTATGACACTCTGGTGCGGATGGCGCAGAACTTTTCGCTGCGCTACACGCTGATCGACGGTCAGGGCAACTTTGGCTCGGTGGACGGCGACAACGCGGCGGCGATGCGCTACACCGAGTGCCGTCTGCAGAAGATCACGGCCGAAATGCTCGGTGACCTGGAAAAGGAGACCGTTGACTTCCAGCCGAACTACGACGGCAAGGAGCAGGAGCCGACCGTCCTGCCGACCAAGTTTCCGAATCTTCTGGTCAATGGCTCGTCGGGCATCGCGGTGGGCATGGCCACCAACATTCCGCCGCACAACTTGAGCGAAGTGATCGACGGCACGCTGGCATTGCTGAAGAAGCCCGATACCGACATCGAAGAACTGATCAAGCTGGTACCGGCGCCGGATTTCCCCACCGGAGGCTACATCTACGGCCTGGAAGGCGTGCACAACGGCTATCGCACCGGCCGCGGCCGAGTGGTGATGCGCGCCAAGACGCATTTCGAGCCGATTGGTAAGACCGATCGCCAGGCCATCATCGTCGACGAGATCCCGTATCAGGTCAACAAATCGACCCTGCTGCAGAAGATTGGCGAGCTGGTCCGCGACAAGAAGCTGGAAGGCATCTCAGACCTGCGCGACGAGTCCGACAAGTCGGGTATGCGCATCGTCATCGAGCTGAAGCGCGGCGAAATTCCGGACATCGTCCTCAACAATCTTTACAAGAACACCCAGCTGCAGGACAGCTTCGGCATGAACATGGTGGCGCTGGTTGACCAGCGGCCGCGCGTGCTGAACCTGAAGGACTTCCTCGAACAGTTCGTCCTTCACCGTCGCGAAGTTGTTACTCGCCGCACCCAATTCGAACTTCGCCAGGCGCGCGCCCGCGCCCACATCCTCGAAGGTCTGGCCGTTGCGCTGGCCAACGTGGACCCGATCATCGAGTTGATCAAGGCGTCCGCCACACCGGATGAGGCGCAGACGGCGCTGACCGGCAAGCTCTGGAAGTCCGAGCTGGTGGCCGAGATGGTTGCCCGTGCCGATGTGGACTTCCTGCGCCCGGATGGCGTCGGCCCCGAATACTGCTGGCAGCCTGCCGACCAGGCCTATCGCCTGACCGACGTGCAGGCCAAGGCCATTCTCGAAATGCGCCTGCAGCGCCTGACGGCGATGGAGTCCGACAAGGTCATCGCCGAGTACAAGGAGGTGATCGAGACGGTGCGTGATCTGCTCGACATCCTGGCCAAACCGGAGCGAGTGACAAAGATCATCGCGACCGAGCTGACCGACATCAAAAAGCAGTTCGGTGACGGCCGCAAGTCGGAAATAGTGTTGAACGCCGAGGAAACCTCGATCGAGGACCTGATCAAGCCGCAGGACATGGTGGTTACGCTGACTCACGGCGGCTACTTCAAGGCGCAGCCGGTCGAGGAATACCGCGCCCAGAAGCGCGGTGGCCGCGGCAAGCAGGCGACGGCGACCAAAGAAGAGGACTTCGTCGAGAAACTGTTCATCGCGAACACGCACGACTACATCCTGTGCTTCTCGAACCGTGGCCGGGTCTACTGGCTCAAGGTCTACGAGGTGCCGGAAGGCGGCCGCAACAGCCGCGGCAAGCCGATCGTGAACCTGTTCCCGCTGCAGGATCGCGAGAAGATCACCGCGATCGTGGCAACCAAGACGTTCGAGCCGGACAAGTTCATCTTCATGGCAACCAGCATGGGTACCGTGAAGAAGACGTCGCTGGAGGACTTCAGTCGGCCGAAGAAGACCGGCATCATCGCGGTTGACCTTGATGATGGCGATTACCTGATCGGCGCCGCGCTGACCGACGGCAAGCACGACGTGATGCTCTTTGCCGACAGCGGCAAGGCGGTTCGCTTCGACGAGAACGATGTGCGCAGCATGGGCCGCAACGCCCGTGGCGTGCGCGGCATGATGCTCGAAAAAGACCAGCGCATCATCGCGATGCTGGTCGCCGGCGGCGAGGAACAGCAGGTGCTGACGGCCACCGAGAACGGCTTCGGCAAGCGCACGCCAATCATCGAATACACCCGCCACGGCCGCGGCACCAAGGGCATGATCGCCATCCAGCAGAGCGCGCGCAACGGCAAGGTCGTCGCAGCGACGCTGGTGAGCCCGGGCGACGAGGTGATGCTGATCACCACTGGCGGCGTGCTGATCCGCACGTCGGTCAAGTCGATCCGCGAGTCGGGCCGCTCGACCCAGGGCGTCACGCTGATCAAGCTCGACGACAGCGTCAAGCTGTCCGGTATCGAACGCATCGACGAACCGGACGTCGAGCCGGGCGAGGGCGATCAGGGCGAGCTGATCTGA
- a CDS encoding OmpA family protein, with product MKLRLIASAVSGAVVALSAGVVFAQANPANSAYVISATGAADNNVVRSGRYGTNNASCNLCWRTGFWTPAMALAECDPDLVKKAAPPAPAAPVAPPAATPPAAAPKAPEPPKPPSPPPAPAVQKITLASKALFDFDKAVLKPEGQAVLDREIVSRIKEVQKLELVLVTGHTDRLGSQQYNQKLSERRAAAVAAYLASKGVAKDKIETLGMGKTQPVPGVVCDQKNRKQLIACLQPHRRVEVEVKGEIVVRK from the coding sequence ATGAAACTTCGCTTAATCGCTAGCGCTGTCTCTGGTGCAGTGGTTGCGCTTTCCGCGGGCGTAGTGTTCGCGCAAGCCAATCCGGCCAACAGCGCCTACGTCATCTCCGCCACTGGCGCTGCCGACAACAACGTCGTGCGCAGCGGCCGTTACGGCACCAACAACGCTTCCTGCAATCTGTGCTGGCGCACCGGTTTCTGGACGCCGGCCATGGCGCTCGCTGAGTGCGACCCCGACCTCGTCAAAAAGGCTGCTCCCCCGGCTCCGGCCGCTCCGGTAGCACCGCCGGCAGCAACGCCACCGGCAGCTGCCCCGAAAGCTCCGGAACCCCCGAAACCGCCGTCACCCCCGCCCGCTCCGGCCGTCCAGAAGATCACGCTCGCTTCCAAGGCGCTGTTTGACTTCGACAAGGCTGTTCTGAAGCCGGAAGGTCAAGCCGTTCTTGATCGCGAAATCGTGTCGCGTATCAAGGAAGTGCAAAAGCTTGAGCTCGTGCTGGTGACGGGTCACACCGACCGTCTCGGTTCGCAGCAATACAACCAGAAGCTCTCCGAGCGTCGTGCTGCAGCCGTTGCGGCCTACCTGGCCAGCAAGGGCGTCGCCAAGGACAAGATCGAAACCCTCGGCATGGGCAAGACCCAGCCGGTTCCGGGCGTCGTTTGCGACCAGAAGAACCGCAAGCAACTGATCGCCTGCCTGCAACCGCATCGTCGCGTTGAGGTGGAAGTCAAGGGCGAAATCGTCGTTCGCAAATAA